A single window of Nicotiana sylvestris chromosome 5, ASM39365v2, whole genome shotgun sequence DNA harbors:
- the LOC104216589 gene encoding uncharacterized protein isoform X2, translated as MLCVGKYGGHVLVHCWMFPSLGREFTTSPEFTWISWSNHPIWNGFKDYNCPIFPERYYVGFFIFVFWCFFLGVREDKMREASIRWFGHVKRRGTDAPVRRCERLALEGQRRGEAGRRSIGVEHDTEEVYAETILLPNQEQNEPSTPEFCPLEPPRPQYQSFCKALTTSDIKSNWGLSVHRKDANKCFPPLDMAQEKPTQELIVNDLQGNEWRFKHVFQGQPRRHLLTNGWGAFVTSKKLLAGDLVVFLRDETGKLHVGIRRLSYQCNSVGSSTFSRQSMEGVLAVASHAFATRSLFSVYYKPCHNRSSQFIMSLSNYFEGGNHGPGVGTISRTQQSSLDSHVKRTSGMDQMSFPQGQHMTNLLLEEDQYMQDSEAISISARPTMMPLEIEQQSVESLNNIHHIEDNVLQPHTAVARENNEGFIPNETVAIQAQDENFDELFKETDFPDFVNTSLDTITLDWDSDLRSTIQDFDEWLEEQEETNPPGLQTCSEDHSRQTSSILEQPTSSQVMSISSTPSRIPYKGPGRGDEQVPWGRYQVARRCLPILNRVVSRYPDSLVNFKVASSIFQSLHLEILAELVYFLDNLTVMNLSKDQFNVAGQHLWDLKLSGIELGWLEKRLAHIDGAFSMENLLQRRQAVTLRMGETLATFRQLDEELGRINKELHELSLKVGPNPPMRFHPVLEGLL; from the exons ATGCTCTGTGTAGGGAAATATGGAGGGCATGTTCTGGTTCATTGTTGGATGTTCCCAAGCTTGGGGAGAGAGTTCACTACTTCCCCAGAATTCACATGGAtcag TTGGAGCAATCATCCAATCTGGAATGGATTCAAGGACTACAACTGTCCCATCTTCCCCGAAAGATACTATGTCGGGTTCTTCATATTCGTCTTCTG GTGCTTCTTCTTAGGGGTCCGGGAGGATAAGATGCGGGAGGCGAGcattagatggttcgggcatgttaagaGGAGAGGCACCGAtgctccggtgaggaggtgtgagaggctgGCATTGGAAGGCCAACGGAGAGGTGAGGCAGGCCGAAGAAGTATTGGG GTCGAACATGACACAGAAGAGGTCTATGCTGAAACTATATTGTTGCCAAATCAAGAA CAAAATGAGCCATCAACTCCAGAGTTTTGTCCGCTTGAACCTCCAAGGCCCCAGTATCAGTCATTTTGCAAGGCTTTAACTACCTCTGATATAAAAAGCAACTGGGGATTGTCTGTGCACCGGAAAGATGCTAACAAATGCTTCCCTCCCCTG GACATGGCGCAAGAAAAACCAACCCAAGAATTGATAGTCAACGATCTTCAAGGCAATGAATGGCGCTTTAAGCATGTATTCCAAG GCCAACCTCGGAGGCATTTGCTCACAAATGGCTGGGGTGCATTTGTTACTAGTAAGAAATTGCTTGCCGGGGATTTAGTTGTGTTCTTAAG GGATGAAACTGGCAAACTACATGTCGGGATTAGGCGTTTATCTTATCAATGCAACTCCGTTGGATCATCAACATTTTCAAGGCAAAGCATGGAAGGGGTTCTTGCAGTTGCTTCCCATGCCTTTGCAACCCGAAGTCTCTTTTCTGTCTACTACAAGCCATGCCACAATAG ATCAAGTCAATTTATTATGAGCTTGAGCAACTATTTTGAAGGTGGAAACCATGGGCCTGGGGTTGGCACGATATCTAGAACGCAACAGAGCAGTCTGGATTCTCATGTGAAAAG AACAAGTGGTATGGACCAGATGTCATTTCCTCAGGGTCAACACATGACAAATCTTTTGCTCGAGGAGGATCAATATATGCAAGACTCAGAAGCAATATCCATTTCTGCTCGACctactatgatgcctttggagaTCGAACAACAGTCAGTTGAATCGCTTAACAATATCCATCATATAGAGGACAATGTACTGCAACCGCATACAGCAGTTGCAAGGGAGAATAACGAGGGATTTATTCCGAACGAAACTGTGGCCATCCAAGCTCAAGATGAGAACTTTGATGAGTTATTCAAAGAAACTGACTTTCCAGACTTTGTAAACACTAGTCTTGATACTATAACTTTGGATTGGGATAGTGATCTCCGATCCACTATACAAG ATTTTGATGAATGGCTTGAAGAGCAAGAAGAGACTAATCCTCCCGGTCTGCAGACTTGTTCAGAAGATCACTCGAGACAGACTTCTTCCATATTAGAGCAACCAACATCCTCCCAAGTGATGTCTATTTCTTCTACCCCAAGTCGAATTCCCTATAAAGGACCTGGTCGTGGTGACGAGCAAGTTCCTTGGGGAAGATATCAAGTAGCACGACGATGTTTACCAATACTCAATAGGGTTGTCTCGCGGTACCCTGATTCACTCGTGAACTTCAAGGTTGCAAGTAGCATATTTCAGTCACTGCATTTGGAAATACTGGCAGAACTAGTCTACTTTCTTGATAATCTTACAGTAATGAACTTGTCCAAGGATCAGTTCAATGTTGCTGGGCAACATCTGTGGGACTTAAAGTTAAGTGGCATTGAATTAGGATGGCTTGAAAAGCGTTTAGCACATATCGATGGAGCATTTAGTATGGAAAATTTACTGCAACGGCGACAAGCAGTCACACTTAGAATGGGGGAGACTTTAGCTACATTTAGGCAGTTGGATGAGGAGCTTGGACGTATAAACAAGGAGCTTCATGAACTATCTCTAAAGGTTGGACCAAATCCCCCCATGAGATTCCACCCTGTCTTGGAGGGTCTGTTG
- the LOC104216589 gene encoding uncharacterized protein isoform X5, whose product MILFFQVIMLCVGKYGGHVLVHCWMFPSLGREFTTSPEFTWISWSNHPIWNGFKDYNCPIFPERYYVGFFIFVFWCFFLGVREDKMREASIRWFGHVKRRGTDAPVRRCERLALEGQRRGEAGRRSIGVEHDTEEVYAETILLPNQEQNEPSTPEFCPLEPPRPQYQSFCKALTTSDIKSNWGLSVHRKDANKCFPPLDMAQEKPTQELIVNDLQGNEWRFKHVFQGMKLANYMSGLGVYLINATPLDHQHFQGKAWKGFLQLLPMPLQPEVSFLSTTSHATIGGNHGPGVGTISRTQQSSLDSHVKRTSGMDQMSFPQGQHMTNLLLEEDQYMQDSEAISISARPTMMPLEIEQQSVESLNNIHHIEDNVLQPHTAVARENNEGFIPNETVAIQAQDENFDELFKETDFPDFVNTSLDTITLDWDSDLRSTIQDFDEWLEEQEETNPPGLQTCSEDHSRQTSSILEQPTSSQVMSISSTPSRIPYKGPGRGDEQVPWGRYQVARRCLPILNRVVSRYPDSLVNFKVASSIFQSLHLEILAELVYFLDNLTVMNLSKDQFNVAGQHLWDLKLSGIELGWLEKRLAHIDGAFSMENLLQRRQAVTLRMGETLATFRQLDEELGRINKELHELSLKVGPNPPMRFHPVLEGLL is encoded by the exons ATGATTTTGTTTTTCCAGGTGATAATGCTCTGTGTAGGGAAATATGGAGGGCATGTTCTGGTTCATTGTTGGATGTTCCCAAGCTTGGGGAGAGAGTTCACTACTTCCCCAGAATTCACATGGAtcag TTGGAGCAATCATCCAATCTGGAATGGATTCAAGGACTACAACTGTCCCATCTTCCCCGAAAGATACTATGTCGGGTTCTTCATATTCGTCTTCTG GTGCTTCTTCTTAGGGGTCCGGGAGGATAAGATGCGGGAGGCGAGcattagatggttcgggcatgttaagaGGAGAGGCACCGAtgctccggtgaggaggtgtgagaggctgGCATTGGAAGGCCAACGGAGAGGTGAGGCAGGCCGAAGAAGTATTGGG GTCGAACATGACACAGAAGAGGTCTATGCTGAAACTATATTGTTGCCAAATCAAGAA CAAAATGAGCCATCAACTCCAGAGTTTTGTCCGCTTGAACCTCCAAGGCCCCAGTATCAGTCATTTTGCAAGGCTTTAACTACCTCTGATATAAAAAGCAACTGGGGATTGTCTGTGCACCGGAAAGATGCTAACAAATGCTTCCCTCCCCTG GACATGGCGCAAGAAAAACCAACCCAAGAATTGATAGTCAACGATCTTCAAGGCAATGAATGGCGCTTTAAGCATGTATTCCAAG GGATGAAACTGGCAAACTACATGTCGGGATTAGGCGTTTATCTTATCAATGCAACTCCGTTGGATCATCAACATTTTCAAGGCAAAGCATGGAAGGGGTTCTTGCAGTTGCTTCCCATGCCTTTGCAACCCGAAGTCTCTTTTCTGTCTACTACAAGCCATGCCACAATAG GTGGAAACCATGGGCCTGGGGTTGGCACGATATCTAGAACGCAACAGAGCAGTCTGGATTCTCATGTGAAAAG AACAAGTGGTATGGACCAGATGTCATTTCCTCAGGGTCAACACATGACAAATCTTTTGCTCGAGGAGGATCAATATATGCAAGACTCAGAAGCAATATCCATTTCTGCTCGACctactatgatgcctttggagaTCGAACAACAGTCAGTTGAATCGCTTAACAATATCCATCATATAGAGGACAATGTACTGCAACCGCATACAGCAGTTGCAAGGGAGAATAACGAGGGATTTATTCCGAACGAAACTGTGGCCATCCAAGCTCAAGATGAGAACTTTGATGAGTTATTCAAAGAAACTGACTTTCCAGACTTTGTAAACACTAGTCTTGATACTATAACTTTGGATTGGGATAGTGATCTCCGATCCACTATACAAG ATTTTGATGAATGGCTTGAAGAGCAAGAAGAGACTAATCCTCCCGGTCTGCAGACTTGTTCAGAAGATCACTCGAGACAGACTTCTTCCATATTAGAGCAACCAACATCCTCCCAAGTGATGTCTATTTCTTCTACCCCAAGTCGAATTCCCTATAAAGGACCTGGTCGTGGTGACGAGCAAGTTCCTTGGGGAAGATATCAAGTAGCACGACGATGTTTACCAATACTCAATAGGGTTGTCTCGCGGTACCCTGATTCACTCGTGAACTTCAAGGTTGCAAGTAGCATATTTCAGTCACTGCATTTGGAAATACTGGCAGAACTAGTCTACTTTCTTGATAATCTTACAGTAATGAACTTGTCCAAGGATCAGTTCAATGTTGCTGGGCAACATCTGTGGGACTTAAAGTTAAGTGGCATTGAATTAGGATGGCTTGAAAAGCGTTTAGCACATATCGATGGAGCATTTAGTATGGAAAATTTACTGCAACGGCGACAAGCAGTCACACTTAGAATGGGGGAGACTTTAGCTACATTTAGGCAGTTGGATGAGGAGCTTGGACGTATAAACAAGGAGCTTCATGAACTATCTCTAAAGGTTGGACCAAATCCCCCCATGAGATTCCACCCTGTCTTGGAGGGTCTGTTG
- the LOC104216589 gene encoding uncharacterized protein isoform X1 has translation MILFFQVIMLCVGKYGGHVLVHCWMFPSLGREFTTSPEFTWISWSNHPIWNGFKDYNCPIFPERYYVGFFIFVFWCFFLGVREDKMREASIRWFGHVKRRGTDAPVRRCERLALEGQRRGEAGRRSIGVEHDTEEVYAETILLPNQEQNEPSTPEFCPLEPPRPQYQSFCKALTTSDIKSNWGLSVHRKDANKCFPPLDMAQEKPTQELIVNDLQGNEWRFKHVFQGQPRRHLLTNGWGAFVTSKKLLAGDLVVFLRDETGKLHVGIRRLSYQCNSVGSSTFSRQSMEGVLAVASHAFATRSLFSVYYKPCHNRSSQFIMSLSNYFEGGNHGPGVGTISRTQQSSLDSHVKRTSGMDQMSFPQGQHMTNLLLEEDQYMQDSEAISISARPTMMPLEIEQQSVESLNNIHHIEDNVLQPHTAVARENNEGFIPNETVAIQAQDENFDELFKETDFPDFVNTSLDTITLDWDSDLRSTIQDFDEWLEEQEETNPPGLQTCSEDHSRQTSSILEQPTSSQVMSISSTPSRIPYKGPGRGDEQVPWGRYQVARRCLPILNRVVSRYPDSLVNFKVASSIFQSLHLEILAELVYFLDNLTVMNLSKDQFNVAGQHLWDLKLSGIELGWLEKRLAHIDGAFSMENLLQRRQAVTLRMGETLATFRQLDEELGRINKELHELSLKVGPNPPMRFHPVLEGLL, from the exons ATGATTTTGTTTTTCCAGGTGATAATGCTCTGTGTAGGGAAATATGGAGGGCATGTTCTGGTTCATTGTTGGATGTTCCCAAGCTTGGGGAGAGAGTTCACTACTTCCCCAGAATTCACATGGAtcag TTGGAGCAATCATCCAATCTGGAATGGATTCAAGGACTACAACTGTCCCATCTTCCCCGAAAGATACTATGTCGGGTTCTTCATATTCGTCTTCTG GTGCTTCTTCTTAGGGGTCCGGGAGGATAAGATGCGGGAGGCGAGcattagatggttcgggcatgttaagaGGAGAGGCACCGAtgctccggtgaggaggtgtgagaggctgGCATTGGAAGGCCAACGGAGAGGTGAGGCAGGCCGAAGAAGTATTGGG GTCGAACATGACACAGAAGAGGTCTATGCTGAAACTATATTGTTGCCAAATCAAGAA CAAAATGAGCCATCAACTCCAGAGTTTTGTCCGCTTGAACCTCCAAGGCCCCAGTATCAGTCATTTTGCAAGGCTTTAACTACCTCTGATATAAAAAGCAACTGGGGATTGTCTGTGCACCGGAAAGATGCTAACAAATGCTTCCCTCCCCTG GACATGGCGCAAGAAAAACCAACCCAAGAATTGATAGTCAACGATCTTCAAGGCAATGAATGGCGCTTTAAGCATGTATTCCAAG GCCAACCTCGGAGGCATTTGCTCACAAATGGCTGGGGTGCATTTGTTACTAGTAAGAAATTGCTTGCCGGGGATTTAGTTGTGTTCTTAAG GGATGAAACTGGCAAACTACATGTCGGGATTAGGCGTTTATCTTATCAATGCAACTCCGTTGGATCATCAACATTTTCAAGGCAAAGCATGGAAGGGGTTCTTGCAGTTGCTTCCCATGCCTTTGCAACCCGAAGTCTCTTTTCTGTCTACTACAAGCCATGCCACAATAG ATCAAGTCAATTTATTATGAGCTTGAGCAACTATTTTGAAGGTGGAAACCATGGGCCTGGGGTTGGCACGATATCTAGAACGCAACAGAGCAGTCTGGATTCTCATGTGAAAAG AACAAGTGGTATGGACCAGATGTCATTTCCTCAGGGTCAACACATGACAAATCTTTTGCTCGAGGAGGATCAATATATGCAAGACTCAGAAGCAATATCCATTTCTGCTCGACctactatgatgcctttggagaTCGAACAACAGTCAGTTGAATCGCTTAACAATATCCATCATATAGAGGACAATGTACTGCAACCGCATACAGCAGTTGCAAGGGAGAATAACGAGGGATTTATTCCGAACGAAACTGTGGCCATCCAAGCTCAAGATGAGAACTTTGATGAGTTATTCAAAGAAACTGACTTTCCAGACTTTGTAAACACTAGTCTTGATACTATAACTTTGGATTGGGATAGTGATCTCCGATCCACTATACAAG ATTTTGATGAATGGCTTGAAGAGCAAGAAGAGACTAATCCTCCCGGTCTGCAGACTTGTTCAGAAGATCACTCGAGACAGACTTCTTCCATATTAGAGCAACCAACATCCTCCCAAGTGATGTCTATTTCTTCTACCCCAAGTCGAATTCCCTATAAAGGACCTGGTCGTGGTGACGAGCAAGTTCCTTGGGGAAGATATCAAGTAGCACGACGATGTTTACCAATACTCAATAGGGTTGTCTCGCGGTACCCTGATTCACTCGTGAACTTCAAGGTTGCAAGTAGCATATTTCAGTCACTGCATTTGGAAATACTGGCAGAACTAGTCTACTTTCTTGATAATCTTACAGTAATGAACTTGTCCAAGGATCAGTTCAATGTTGCTGGGCAACATCTGTGGGACTTAAAGTTAAGTGGCATTGAATTAGGATGGCTTGAAAAGCGTTTAGCACATATCGATGGAGCATTTAGTATGGAAAATTTACTGCAACGGCGACAAGCAGTCACACTTAGAATGGGGGAGACTTTAGCTACATTTAGGCAGTTGGATGAGGAGCTTGGACGTATAAACAAGGAGCTTCATGAACTATCTCTAAAGGTTGGACCAAATCCCCCCATGAGATTCCACCCTGTCTTGGAGGGTCTGTTG
- the LOC104216589 gene encoding uncharacterized protein isoform X3: MEGMFWFIVGCSQAWGESSLLPQNSHGSVGAIIQSGMDSRTTTVPSSPKDTMSGSSYSSSGVREDKMREASIRWFGHVKRRGTDAPVRRCERLALEGQRRGEAGRRSIGVEHDTEEVYAETILLPNQEQNEPSTPEFCPLEPPRPQYQSFCKALTTSDIKSNWGLSVHRKDANKCFPPLDMAQEKPTQELIVNDLQGNEWRFKHVFQGQPRRHLLTNGWGAFVTSKKLLAGDLVVFLRDETGKLHVGIRRLSYQCNSVGSSTFSRQSMEGVLAVASHAFATRSLFSVYYKPCHNRSSQFIMSLSNYFEGGNHGPGVGTISRTQQSSLDSHVKRTSGMDQMSFPQGQHMTNLLLEEDQYMQDSEAISISARPTMMPLEIEQQSVESLNNIHHIEDNVLQPHTAVARENNEGFIPNETVAIQAQDENFDELFKETDFPDFVNTSLDTITLDWDSDLRSTIQDFDEWLEEQEETNPPGLQTCSEDHSRQTSSILEQPTSSQVMSISSTPSRIPYKGPGRGDEQVPWGRYQVARRCLPILNRVVSRYPDSLVNFKVASSIFQSLHLEILAELVYFLDNLTVMNLSKDQFNVAGQHLWDLKLSGIELGWLEKRLAHIDGAFSMENLLQRRQAVTLRMGETLATFRQLDEELGRINKELHELSLKVGPNPPMRFHPVLEGLL, encoded by the exons ATGGAGGGCATGTTCTGGTTCATTGTTGGATGTTCCCAAGCTTGGGGAGAGAGTTCACTACTTCCCCAGAATTCACATGGAtcag TTGGAGCAATCATCCAATCTGGAATGGATTCAAGGACTACAACTGTCCCATCTTCCCCGAAAGATACTATGTCGGGTTCTTCATATTCGTCTTCTG GGGTCCGGGAGGATAAGATGCGGGAGGCGAGcattagatggttcgggcatgttaagaGGAGAGGCACCGAtgctccggtgaggaggtgtgagaggctgGCATTGGAAGGCCAACGGAGAGGTGAGGCAGGCCGAAGAAGTATTGGG GTCGAACATGACACAGAAGAGGTCTATGCTGAAACTATATTGTTGCCAAATCAAGAA CAAAATGAGCCATCAACTCCAGAGTTTTGTCCGCTTGAACCTCCAAGGCCCCAGTATCAGTCATTTTGCAAGGCTTTAACTACCTCTGATATAAAAAGCAACTGGGGATTGTCTGTGCACCGGAAAGATGCTAACAAATGCTTCCCTCCCCTG GACATGGCGCAAGAAAAACCAACCCAAGAATTGATAGTCAACGATCTTCAAGGCAATGAATGGCGCTTTAAGCATGTATTCCAAG GCCAACCTCGGAGGCATTTGCTCACAAATGGCTGGGGTGCATTTGTTACTAGTAAGAAATTGCTTGCCGGGGATTTAGTTGTGTTCTTAAG GGATGAAACTGGCAAACTACATGTCGGGATTAGGCGTTTATCTTATCAATGCAACTCCGTTGGATCATCAACATTTTCAAGGCAAAGCATGGAAGGGGTTCTTGCAGTTGCTTCCCATGCCTTTGCAACCCGAAGTCTCTTTTCTGTCTACTACAAGCCATGCCACAATAG ATCAAGTCAATTTATTATGAGCTTGAGCAACTATTTTGAAGGTGGAAACCATGGGCCTGGGGTTGGCACGATATCTAGAACGCAACAGAGCAGTCTGGATTCTCATGTGAAAAG AACAAGTGGTATGGACCAGATGTCATTTCCTCAGGGTCAACACATGACAAATCTTTTGCTCGAGGAGGATCAATATATGCAAGACTCAGAAGCAATATCCATTTCTGCTCGACctactatgatgcctttggagaTCGAACAACAGTCAGTTGAATCGCTTAACAATATCCATCATATAGAGGACAATGTACTGCAACCGCATACAGCAGTTGCAAGGGAGAATAACGAGGGATTTATTCCGAACGAAACTGTGGCCATCCAAGCTCAAGATGAGAACTTTGATGAGTTATTCAAAGAAACTGACTTTCCAGACTTTGTAAACACTAGTCTTGATACTATAACTTTGGATTGGGATAGTGATCTCCGATCCACTATACAAG ATTTTGATGAATGGCTTGAAGAGCAAGAAGAGACTAATCCTCCCGGTCTGCAGACTTGTTCAGAAGATCACTCGAGACAGACTTCTTCCATATTAGAGCAACCAACATCCTCCCAAGTGATGTCTATTTCTTCTACCCCAAGTCGAATTCCCTATAAAGGACCTGGTCGTGGTGACGAGCAAGTTCCTTGGGGAAGATATCAAGTAGCACGACGATGTTTACCAATACTCAATAGGGTTGTCTCGCGGTACCCTGATTCACTCGTGAACTTCAAGGTTGCAAGTAGCATATTTCAGTCACTGCATTTGGAAATACTGGCAGAACTAGTCTACTTTCTTGATAATCTTACAGTAATGAACTTGTCCAAGGATCAGTTCAATGTTGCTGGGCAACATCTGTGGGACTTAAAGTTAAGTGGCATTGAATTAGGATGGCTTGAAAAGCGTTTAGCACATATCGATGGAGCATTTAGTATGGAAAATTTACTGCAACGGCGACAAGCAGTCACACTTAGAATGGGGGAGACTTTAGCTACATTTAGGCAGTTGGATGAGGAGCTTGGACGTATAAACAAGGAGCTTCATGAACTATCTCTAAAGGTTGGACCAAATCCCCCCATGAGATTCCACCCTGTCTTGGAGGGTCTGTTG
- the LOC104216589 gene encoding auxin response factor 17-like isoform X4 produces MVDLLGSNSQLKHFEGDNALCREIWRACSGSLLDVPKLGERVHYFPRIHMDQLEQSSNLEWIQGLQLSHLPRKILCRVLHIRLLVEHDTEEVYAETILLPNQEQNEPSTPEFCPLEPPRPQYQSFCKALTTSDIKSNWGLSVHRKDANKCFPPLDMAQEKPTQELIVNDLQGNEWRFKHVFQGQPRRHLLTNGWGAFVTSKKLLAGDLVVFLRDETGKLHVGIRRLSYQCNSVGSSTFSRQSMEGVLAVASHAFATRSLFSVYYKPCHNRSSQFIMSLSNYFEGGNHGPGVGTISRTQQSSLDSHVKRTSGMDQMSFPQGQHMTNLLLEEDQYMQDSEAISISARPTMMPLEIEQQSVESLNNIHHIEDNVLQPHTAVARENNEGFIPNETVAIQAQDENFDELFKETDFPDFVNTSLDTITLDWDSDLRSTIQDFDEWLEEQEETNPPGLQTCSEDHSRQTSSILEQPTSSQVMSISSTPSRIPYKGPGRGDEQVPWGRYQVARRCLPILNRVVSRYPDSLVNFKVASSIFQSLHLEILAELVYFLDNLTVMNLSKDQFNVAGQHLWDLKLSGIELGWLEKRLAHIDGAFSMENLLQRRQAVTLRMGETLATFRQLDEELGRINKELHELSLKVGPNPPMRFHPVLEGLL; encoded by the exons ATGGTCGATTTACTTGGGTCTAATTCACAGCTAAAACATTTTGAAG GTGATAATGCTCTGTGTAGGGAAATATGGAGGGCATGTTCTGGTTCATTGTTGGATGTTCCCAAGCTTGGGGAGAGAGTTCACTACTTCCCCAGAATTCACATGGAtcag TTGGAGCAATCATCCAATCTGGAATGGATTCAAGGACTACAACTGTCCCATCTTCCCCGAAAGATACTATGTCGGGTTCTTCATATTCGTCTTCTG GTCGAACATGACACAGAAGAGGTCTATGCTGAAACTATATTGTTGCCAAATCAAGAA CAAAATGAGCCATCAACTCCAGAGTTTTGTCCGCTTGAACCTCCAAGGCCCCAGTATCAGTCATTTTGCAAGGCTTTAACTACCTCTGATATAAAAAGCAACTGGGGATTGTCTGTGCACCGGAAAGATGCTAACAAATGCTTCCCTCCCCTG GACATGGCGCAAGAAAAACCAACCCAAGAATTGATAGTCAACGATCTTCAAGGCAATGAATGGCGCTTTAAGCATGTATTCCAAG GCCAACCTCGGAGGCATTTGCTCACAAATGGCTGGGGTGCATTTGTTACTAGTAAGAAATTGCTTGCCGGGGATTTAGTTGTGTTCTTAAG GGATGAAACTGGCAAACTACATGTCGGGATTAGGCGTTTATCTTATCAATGCAACTCCGTTGGATCATCAACATTTTCAAGGCAAAGCATGGAAGGGGTTCTTGCAGTTGCTTCCCATGCCTTTGCAACCCGAAGTCTCTTTTCTGTCTACTACAAGCCATGCCACAATAG ATCAAGTCAATTTATTATGAGCTTGAGCAACTATTTTGAAGGTGGAAACCATGGGCCTGGGGTTGGCACGATATCTAGAACGCAACAGAGCAGTCTGGATTCTCATGTGAAAAG AACAAGTGGTATGGACCAGATGTCATTTCCTCAGGGTCAACACATGACAAATCTTTTGCTCGAGGAGGATCAATATATGCAAGACTCAGAAGCAATATCCATTTCTGCTCGACctactatgatgcctttggagaTCGAACAACAGTCAGTTGAATCGCTTAACAATATCCATCATATAGAGGACAATGTACTGCAACCGCATACAGCAGTTGCAAGGGAGAATAACGAGGGATTTATTCCGAACGAAACTGTGGCCATCCAAGCTCAAGATGAGAACTTTGATGAGTTATTCAAAGAAACTGACTTTCCAGACTTTGTAAACACTAGTCTTGATACTATAACTTTGGATTGGGATAGTGATCTCCGATCCACTATACAAG ATTTTGATGAATGGCTTGAAGAGCAAGAAGAGACTAATCCTCCCGGTCTGCAGACTTGTTCAGAAGATCACTCGAGACAGACTTCTTCCATATTAGAGCAACCAACATCCTCCCAAGTGATGTCTATTTCTTCTACCCCAAGTCGAATTCCCTATAAAGGACCTGGTCGTGGTGACGAGCAAGTTCCTTGGGGAAGATATCAAGTAGCACGACGATGTTTACCAATACTCAATAGGGTTGTCTCGCGGTACCCTGATTCACTCGTGAACTTCAAGGTTGCAAGTAGCATATTTCAGTCACTGCATTTGGAAATACTGGCAGAACTAGTCTACTTTCTTGATAATCTTACAGTAATGAACTTGTCCAAGGATCAGTTCAATGTTGCTGGGCAACATCTGTGGGACTTAAAGTTAAGTGGCATTGAATTAGGATGGCTTGAAAAGCGTTTAGCACATATCGATGGAGCATTTAGTATGGAAAATTTACTGCAACGGCGACAAGCAGTCACACTTAGAATGGGGGAGACTTTAGCTACATTTAGGCAGTTGGATGAGGAGCTTGGACGTATAAACAAGGAGCTTCATGAACTATCTCTAAAGGTTGGACCAAATCCCCCCATGAGATTCCACCCTGTCTTGGAGGGTCTGTTG